A stretch of Gemmobacter fulvus DNA encodes these proteins:
- a CDS encoding dihydroneopterin aldolase → MTSDIRLAFAHPEERAAASASADPRDRISLRDHIVEADIGAFQQERGHKQRLRFDVVVEVRPHPAPVDDDVDRILSYDRITEAIAAELAEERLNLLETLAEKVAERVLDEPQAMRAFVRIEKLDRGPGALGVEIVRSRAAAPLNALGQDGDMTALHPLVAYFDNATIAAADLAARLDALQARGLPVILTVGLPDFPRATTGHKPTQRRIDLLAIEQNAWTLAARDDRCVVVATRTEIDWAMKHGKMIVWAPSKLVLDAVDGPHSREPVALALWLAELTAAERMVVHGDVTLPAGSRVRVERG, encoded by the coding sequence ATGACCAGCGATATCCGCCTTGCTTTTGCACATCCCGAAGAGCGCGCCGCCGCCTCGGCCAGTGCCGATCCGCGCGACCGCATTTCCTTGCGCGACCATATTGTCGAGGCCGATATCGGTGCCTTCCAGCAAGAGCGCGGCCATAAGCAGCGGCTGCGCTTTGATGTGGTTGTCGAGGTGCGCCCGCATCCGGCCCCGGTCGATGACGATGTGGACCGGATCCTGTCGTATGACCGGATCACCGAGGCCATCGCCGCCGAACTGGCCGAAGAACGGCTCAACCTGCTGGAAACGCTGGCCGAAAAGGTGGCAGAGCGGGTGCTGGACGAACCGCAGGCAATGCGCGCCTTCGTGCGGATCGAAAAGCTGGATCGCGGTCCGGGGGCGCTTGGGGTGGAAATCGTGCGTTCGCGTGCCGCTGCACCGCTGAACGCGCTGGGGCAGGATGGCGACATGACGGCGCTGCATCCGCTGGTGGCCTATTTTGATAATGCGACGATTGCCGCCGCCGATCTGGCAGCGCGGCTGGATGCCTTGCAGGCGCGGGGCCTGCCGGTGATCCTGACAGTGGGCCTGCCCGATTTTCCGCGCGCGACCACAGGGCACAAACCGACGCAGCGCCGCATCGACCTGCTGGCCATCGAACAGAACGCCTGGACCCTGGCTGCGCGCGATGACCGCTGCGTTGTGGTGGCGACCCGGACCGAGATCGACTGGGCGATGAAACATGGCAAGATGATCGTCTGGGCGCCTTCGAAGCTGGTGCTGGACGCGGTGGACGGTCCGCATTCGCGCGAGCCGGTGGCGCTGGCGCTGTGGCTGGCCGAGTTGACGGCGGCCGAGCGGATGGTTGTTCACGGCGATGTAACACTTCCGGCAGGAAGCCGCGTGAGGGTTGAGCGCGGCTGA
- a CDS encoding cell wall hydrolase encodes MRLLQSWTAAAAASLVLGGAAFADVTVSQSNDPTASLGGRMTSLLGVERTALDQVAPMRLAALADGVATPRKVKKTALPEISEPKLIRYDSSFVDTAPTASGDAQWQCLTNALYHEARGETIKGQFAVAEVILNRVDSPAYPRSVCGVVNQGGGGGCQFSFTCDGKSDRVSEKAAWTRAGKIARLMLDGAPRALTQGATHFHTVGVRPSWSRSFARTAAIGAHLFYRP; translated from the coding sequence ATGCGCTTGCTACAAAGCTGGACGGCGGCCGCTGCGGCCTCGCTTGTCCTGGGAGGAGCGGCCTTCGCCGATGTCACGGTGAGCCAGTCGAACGATCCAACAGCCTCTTTGGGGGGGAGGATGACCTCGCTTCTGGGGGTGGAACGGACGGCACTGGATCAGGTTGCGCCGATGCGGCTTGCCGCGCTGGCCGATGGGGTGGCGACACCCCGCAAAGTGAAAAAGACAGCTCTGCCAGAGATTTCCGAGCCGAAGCTCATCCGCTACGATTCGTCGTTTGTGGATACCGCGCCGACGGCTTCGGGGGATGCACAATGGCAGTGCCTGACCAACGCGCTGTATCACGAGGCGCGGGGGGAAACCATCAAGGGGCAGTTCGCGGTCGCCGAAGTGATCCTGAACCGGGTCGACAGCCCGGCCTATCCGCGCTCCGTCTGTGGCGTGGTCAATCAGGGCGGCGGCGGCGGGTGCCAGTTTTCTTTCACCTGTGATGGCAAATCCGACCGGGTGAGCGAAAAGGCCGCCTGGACCCGGGCGGGCAAGATTGCCCGGCTGATGCTGGACGGCGCGCCGCGCGCGCTGACCCAGGGGGCCACGCATTTTCACACCGTGGGCGTGCGGCCCAGTTGGTCGCGCAGCTTTGCGCGCACGGCGGCCATTGGCGCGCATCTGTTCTATCGGCCCTGA